A genomic region of Deltaproteobacteria bacterium contains the following coding sequences:
- a CDS encoding septum formation initiator family protein, with the protein MIKLFSENNWKLFCALGLVIVGAFVFLTLLGNEGLLRLRDLYRMKQKIQAENQLIFNTNQKLKEEVSLLKEQVFAERLVREKLGYVKPKEYILILDRAQIAETQPVPANPSRD; encoded by the coding sequence ATGATTAAATTGTTCAGTGAAAACAACTGGAAACTTTTTTGTGCTTTGGGTTTGGTGATCGTAGGGGCTTTCGTGTTTTTAACTTTGTTGGGGAATGAAGGTTTACTGAGACTCCGCGATCTCTACAGGATGAAGCAAAAAATCCAGGCCGAAAATCAGCTCATTTTCAATACCAACCAAAAGCTCAAAGAAGAAGTTTCTCTGCTCAAAGAACAGGTCTTTGCTGAAAGACTGGTCCGTGAAAAACTGGGCTACGTAAAACCGAAAGAATATATCCTTATTCTAGATCGGGCTCAAATCGCCGAAACCCAGCCTGTGCCTGCAAATCCCAGCCGCGATTAA
- a CDS encoding DUF2905 domain-containing protein, with translation MPSLSKIFIYLGLFFLLIGIFLWVRPEIAVLKNLGNLPGDFIIIIDGASLYFPVVSSLLISLIFTLLHYLFSWLKK, from the coding sequence ATGCCTTCTTTATCCAAAATTTTTATTTATCTGGGCTTGTTTTTTTTATTGATTGGCATTTTTCTTTGGGTACGCCCCGAGATTGCAGTCTTGAAAAATTTAGGAAACTTGCCTGGGGATTTTATTATCATAATAGATGGGGCTTCCCTCTATTTCCCTGTTGTCAGTTCCCTGCTGATCAGTTTAATATTCACCCTTCTGCATTATCTTTTTTCTTGGTTAAAAAAATGA